AAAAAGTTACCTGGCTTGTGCATTAGGTAAGAATGCCTGTTTATCAGGAACTAGAGTGAATTATATCCGGTTGCCTGACTTATTAGCGGATTTAAAATTAGCTCGTATAGAAGGTCGGTATCCAAAAGTAGTTAAACAATGTCAGAAAATTGATTTATTGATTATTGATGAATTTCTGCTTGTTCCAATACCTCAACAAGCACAACAAGATATTTTAGAGGTATTAGAACGTCGTTATCGACTTCATTCAACAATCTTTTGTTCTCAATTTAAAGTAGATGGTTGGCATGAACGATTAGGAGGCGGAGTGTTGGCGGATGCGATCTTAGACCGTGCACTATCTAAATCTCAACAGATACTAATAGAAGGTGAAAAATCGATGCGTTCAAGAATATAATGACTTTAAGGGCTATTTTTAGCCCTTTTTTAGTGGCTCGAACTAAACAGAACGGTGGCTCACTAGTGCAGAATATTGAATGAGATGCTTTGTGGCTCACTCACTCTATATCGGTGGCTCTCAACCTCCAGAATGCTGGCTCAATTTGCCCCAGAATACTCACTTGCATATGCATCTGAATTCTTAAAATGGGGAGCTGTATCTTTATTATCTTCTAAAAGAAAATAATTTCTGTATATCAAATTTGGAATTTTATTAACAAACTCATTTGTTGGAACATTTAATGAAGACCCACAATTACATCCTGAGTAAGTACATGTCGTTTCAGTATAAATACGCTCATATACTTCATCTCTAACGACTCCTATTAAACCAGTTGGATTACTTCCCCATAAACCAGCTTGAATTTCTGAATTAATAAACGGTCGTTGAGATGTTTCTTCTCCAATCAACACCATAACGACTGAAGAGTCCTGCAAAAATTCTTCTCTAATTATCCTCATGATTCTATCTTCCTCTAGATTAGTATCAATATCACCGTCCGATACTGACTTATCAATAAACTCTCCCCCTTCTAACCCTTTTCTGATTATCTCATCCTTCAAGTCTTGTTCATTTTTATGATGATAACTAATAAATGTTTTATGCATTTTAATATCCACTCCACTTTTCTTTATCTAATCTAAATGTTTCGAGTATTTTTTCATCGGATAATTCTTTATTAAGTACTTTGAAATCTCTCACAATTTCATCATACCTGTAGTAACAAGTCTGTACTATTTCAATTGTAGTTTCATGTACAACAATTTTTTTATCATTGGAAACAATTGAATCATCCTTCAAAATCTTTTCATACCATCTTCTATAATCATTTTGATGATTAGTAAGAAATGTATTAAGAGTTTTCAAAATTCCGACTGACAAACTATATAAAGCTTCATCTTTCTCTCTATCTAATAGCTCCAGATTTTCTCGAATAAATTTATAAGTACTATAATAAGAATCAAGAACCTCAGATATATTATCTTTATCCGGTTTAAAACAGAATAGAGATCTCTTGGATTCTAAAAAAGAACCCACTGCTTTTTTAAATATTTCGCTTGATTTATCAAAAAATACATTTAGACCTCCAATATTGAAATTATCTATTCTAAGAGAATATTTTTTTCCCCAAAAACCATAAATAGCAAATCCAATTCCAAAAACTCCTAAAGATAGTAGTATCAATTTTAAAATTTCCATCAATGTATTAATATAGTTACTAATGAAACCATTGTTGAAAAAATCAATTTCAGTGAGAATAATTGTAATTAGAAAAAATAAAATAAATATTAAAGTGCCATAAAATATTTTTGAATTAGATTTTATTCTTTCTTGTAAATGCTTATTACCTCCAAGTAGAAAAGTAAGTATACATATCATAACTACCCATAGTATTTCAATTTTCATAGTTATAACTCTCCTTTATCTTTAATGTAATATCTTTCAATCTTTAACTCACTTTCTCCTGGAGGTAAACTTTTCACTTCATAAAGTGGTTTGTCCAAACTACTAAAATATTCAATTTCAAACTCAACCCATTTAGATTGTTCAGAATTATCAGTTCTTATTAATAGTAAATTCTTTGATTGTTCCATTCTTACCTTTAAAACCTCTTCAGTATAAACGTTAACAAATTCACGTTTTAAAAAATGATCATCAATACCCCAATCAATATAGCATGTTTTGTTATCTTGATTTAATTTTAAAACTATATCTCTAACTATTATTTGATCTTTTAAACTATGTGAAACAAAAAAATCGTAAGTTTGTTTGTTATTTATTGCATCGCTTTGGAAGCGTTCATATAAATCTTTTGGTCTCATTGAATCAAAATTAACTTTATCTAGTTGATAACTTTTTTTCTTACCTTTAAATCTCTTTCTTAATACTACATAATGTCCAAATTTTTGTAGATGATTGAATGCAAATTCTCTAATCTGATTATTCCTTTCAGAATCATTTAATTTATAAAAAAACTCATTCACCTCTTTTGTATCAAATTTTGATAATTCTAGAGCAATCAACATTTTTTCTTGTGTGCTTATTCCTTTTGTGTGATATTTTTTTATATAATATCTCATAT
This window of the Fundicoccus culcitae genome carries:
- a CDS encoding TIR domain-containing protein, yielding MYREKDNHLVSIGKKKRYNPESPEKFFYSSQKVKNILSVGVREKYNAKYDEQKVKKERAELEEYRYKKNKVIYDRINNAKINAQNVNPSYMRYYIKKYHTKGISTQEKMLIALELSKFDTKEVNEFFYKLNDSERNNQIREFAFNHLQKFGHYVVLRKRFKGKKKSYQLDKVNFDSMRPKDLYERFQSDAINNKQTYDFFVSHSLKDQIIVRDIVLKLNQDNKTCYIDWGIDDHFLKREFVNVYTEEVLKVRMEQSKNLLLIRTDNSEQSKWVEFEIEYFSSLDKPLYEVKSLPPGESELKIERYYIKDKGEL
- a CDS encoding ATP-binding protein, whose amino-acid sequence is MQYLSDRHLNKDVFQKLSTNKYLDEHKNIIFVGATGSGKSYLACALGKNACLSGTRVNYIRLPDLLADLKLARIEGRYPKVVKQCQKIDLLIIDEFLLVPIPQQAQQDILEVLERRYRLHSTIFCSQFKVDGWHERLGGGVLADAILDRALSKSQQILIEGEKSMRSRI
- a CDS encoding TIR domain-containing protein; the encoded protein is MHKTFISYHHKNEQDLKDEIIRKGLEGGEFIDKSVSDGDIDTNLEEDRIMRIIREEFLQDSSVVMVLIGEETSQRPFINSEIQAGLWGSNPTGLIGVVRDEVYERIYTETTCTYSGCNCGSSLNVPTNEFVNKIPNLIYRNYFLLEDNKDTAPHFKNSDAYASEYSGAN